From the Anopheles stephensi strain Indian chromosome X, UCI_ANSTEP_V1.0, whole genome shotgun sequence genome, the window CGTGTTGTTCCTTTTCGCTCAGTTCGATTCTTTTCCCCCCGCCGGTCACGTTACGaaacagatttttttaattgcaatatTTTATAGTTCAATTTGCCATTGCCCATTGCTGTATACACCTATACCGCTCGCCATCTCACTCACACTCAAGCAGTGTCGGCAAACGTATTTAAGTATAGTTTTTTTACGATGAAAATGCTTCTCAAAAGTAGAGTacagtgttgtgtgtgttaatgACAGAATGACGAACGAATCAATCCCGACCCCGCCGTTGGGTGCTGTGAATAGTTTCGACGGTTTAACGATTCGTCGTGCAAAAGTCGTGGAGGAAGGAAATTTGGAAACATTAACATAGACGAACGATAGAGTTACGATATAAGCTTAAATATATAATTTGTGCAAttttgcaagaaaaaaaatcaaatcacaacaTCGTTACTTTTGTTTCTATCTCAGTGCCAAAAAGATTGTGTTCTTGATGTATCCGTACCACAGCGCGAATCGCATTGCTAATTGTTTAGGTGCGGAATGACCAGAATGCAATAtcaatttccttttctttacGTACGCCCATCGTTTCATCCATCATTTTGTGCTTCCTCCTACATTAACAgctagtttttcttttttttgtttgcgaaaATTAAGTGTGTCATTGAAGCGAAGATTTATGCTAGATTTATAAATCAAATTTGCTTGccctttgttttccttccattcgatAATTTCAGCTTCCTACAGAAAACTTGCATTTCTACTGTACTCTTGGATCAGTTCTATAGTACTGCTTGCTACATATAATACGTTTGTGAAATTTATGAACGCCTATGAATTTTTCGTgtcaatttgaataaaaaaaaggcacgtttgttttgcaaacacCCGCCCATGAGGATTTTCCCCTGACCCATTGCAAATATTTCAAGCTAAACATTGACCCACGGTACAGTCATCGAGAGCCCGACCGTCCGATCTGTTCGATGAACAgtgaactaaaaaaaaaaaaccccaacaaaaaaccaaactgcTGATCCCActcagcaaaaacaaaaccccgaaaTAGAAAAATCAATGAATGATTGTTCTACAAATGATATGTTTCGCATGTTGAAAAATAATGCTCAAGGCCAATTATAACATTAATGGTAAAGATGGCGTATTGTGCGGGATATTATCTCCTTCAACCCGAACCAAAAATGGGTGCATTTTTTAACCTCCCCTCccatccccaaaaaaaaaccctcccacacCATTAATCTTACAAGATGGCCTGAGTATTATTAGTAGAAAGGTGTGTACAACACTTTTGCATCCACCTGAAAAGGGGTTCGCGGCTGAATGAATCGTGAATCTATGGAatggcaataggcaataggccGGCTGGCACAGATCACATTCTAACGCGATTCGTCTAGAGCTCATCCCACTATCATCATCCACACCGGCGCGCTACGCTAATTTCTACGTCTCCAGACTCtcctcgtcatcatcatctggtAGGGCAGAGTTTTACAGCTCCCGCACACCAGTCCCATAGTTAGCGCCGCCCGCTTTGTTCAGATGCGCCTTAAACATCTCCAGATCCAGATCGACGCTCGTTTCCACCTGCAGCTCGACGGCAAAGTTCTGCGGAGAATGGAGAAGAACGATTAGTTACGTACCGGCTAGGGCGCCCCGTTTCACCCTCCAGGAAGCATTGACCTACATTGATCACATCCTTGATGATCGACTTGTCGGTGGACATTTTGGCGCGCTGCATCACACCGACTTCCGGTCCGATCCAGGTCAGGAACAGAAACTTGCTTCGCTTCGACATTTCGTCGCCCATCTGTATCCGGATGTAGCCGAACGCGCGCTCATCGTCGTGAAACTCGCCGCAAAACTCCTCGAACCCTTGGCCCTTCGCCGAGCAAACGATCTTTAGGCCGTCGAACTTAAACACGGCCCATTCGTGATCGCTCAGGTTCGAGCGTACCTCCTCGTACGCCTCACGAATCGCATCCTTATCGAGGGAGGTTGGTAATGCCATCTGTGCAACGGAATTGAAAAGTAAAGCATGAAGAATTTGCTCATTATTTGCGCCGTACGGCGCGATATGTCGTGCAGCTGTGAGTCATCGTCAGCTACACATCGGAGggcaaacggaacggaaccgcGTTCAAGAAGCAGCATGTGCCAGAGTGCCAGACGATGGCGCGGTTCAAGTGGTGAAGTGCAGATGCCGATGGAGCTGCGGATAACGGCATGCAGAATACCATGCTGCTGCTATCGCTGTTTGCAACATTAATGCTTGTTCAATTCGCGCCGTCGTGCCTTATCGGGTTCGAGGTGCGGTAcgatttttgctgttgctgcctaTCACTCAAAGCCACACCAATAATCCACGCTTCTACGAATAGGTAGCGCGCTCGCACGTAGCTTTCCCGCTAAGGTTACAGCACGGAAACGTTTATCTTATCGATATGGGGGACACACATGTAACAAATAATGTTTGCTATAATGGGGTAGATTAAGCAATATTTGCTACAAAGTTTGCTGCGCTAAATGCTCGCTCCCCTTCCCATTCCCTGTCGCGCTTTGAAGAAATGTCCGACGGTGGCGGTAGTTGTTCTTCTTCGCAGCCTCTCAGCCAATAGCGTTTCTTGAAATTGTGATCACACCAGCATCGCGCTTATGTGTGCTCCAAATGGTGGACGATACTCTCCTTCATCTGGTGTGCGCTTGTTGAAGTTTCGTGTCGATGGCGTGGAACTCCATCAACATGACGTCAGCACTTCTTAAACGACCGgaaacaaaaagagaaaaacaagaagcaagAAGCGAAGGTTCGCAAGACGGCGGATTTCCCCCTGGAAGACGCACGGCCACGAATAACACTCGGGGAATGCACGCGCTTTTCCCACTGAGCTCTTGGTTAGCTTCAGATTTTTGAGGTTAGCTAAACATACTGGCTGATCAGTGGTACTTGTGGGGGTCTTTGATCGTTGGTGTGAAGGCCGATTCACACGCCCGGATTGAGCATCTCACATCCCATCTGGGCTGACTATTCCGGCACAATACCAAGTCTAGATATCCAGATACTCGGGAGGGGCtacacacgacaggaccagggttcaaatatCTTCCTGGTGACTGACTTTCTTGCTA encodes:
- the LOC118503911 gene encoding coactosin-like protein encodes the protein MSDPVEVEQMSETKPRKMALPTSLDKDAIREAYEEVRSNLSDHEWAVFKFDGLKIVCSAKGQGFEEFCGEFHDDERAFGYIRIQMGDEMSKRSKFLFLTWIGPEVGVMQRAKMSTDKSIIKDVINNFAVELQVETSVDLDLEMFKAHLNKAGGANYGTGVREL